A window of Halomonas sp. GFAJ-1 contains these coding sequences:
- a CDS encoding c-type cytochrome biogenesis protein CcmI, translating into MTPLWIAIALLLLPTLWLLIAPMRGARKLSDQLHHFEANDTSAEQNVAIFRRRLASLEAARERGDIDEARFEEDRLELERSLLDDTVVITKRPLKAATAGKVVVPVLMVTVVVASVFWYQQHGAEGDLTLYAIQQEVRNDPDGSLAMYLERMEAEAARQPNNPNVWSLLFPLYRDSGQPEQAAAALERLIEIDGRIPPLLAQLAQLRFFMAERELVPEVQDLVDETLAQDPRQPTVLGILGIYAFDNGEYEAAIDHWRRALANIEDPNTASSLRDGVRVAQQRLGIEPETANVEAAQSQGIRVTVSLDETLVGSVDDDAAVFITARDREGELPPLAVVSAQVSELPITVVLDDTAAMSPDAQISQVRDARLMVRVSPSGQATPQPGDLFGDLDNVSVGPISEDEAANVVINRVFE; encoded by the coding sequence ATGACACCGCTCTGGATAGCAATTGCGTTACTGTTACTGCCTACGCTATGGCTGTTAATAGCACCGATGCGTGGCGCCCGTAAGCTGAGTGATCAGCTACATCACTTTGAAGCTAACGATACCTCTGCTGAACAGAATGTGGCGATATTTAGACGCCGCTTAGCTTCCCTGGAAGCCGCCCGCGAACGCGGTGATATTGATGAAGCCCGTTTCGAAGAAGATCGGCTTGAGCTGGAGCGCAGCCTGCTGGACGACACGGTCGTTATTACTAAACGGCCGCTAAAAGCCGCGACTGCCGGTAAAGTTGTGGTGCCCGTGCTGATGGTGACGGTCGTCGTTGCAAGCGTGTTTTGGTACCAGCAGCACGGCGCTGAGGGCGATCTAACCCTATATGCTATTCAACAGGAGGTTAGAAACGACCCAGACGGCTCATTAGCCATGTATCTAGAACGCATGGAGGCCGAGGCCGCCCGTCAGCCTAATAACCCTAACGTGTGGAGCTTGCTCTTTCCGCTATACCGCGACTCAGGCCAGCCAGAACAAGCTGCCGCTGCCTTGGAGCGGTTAATCGAAATTGACGGCCGGATTCCGCCGCTGCTTGCCCAGTTAGCCCAGCTGCGATTCTTTATGGCCGAGCGTGAGCTGGTTCCAGAGGTTCAAGACTTAGTGGACGAAACCCTGGCGCAAGATCCGCGCCAGCCCACTGTGTTGGGTATCCTGGGCATTTATGCCTTTGATAACGGTGAATATGAAGCTGCTATTGATCACTGGCGCCGGGCTCTCGCTAATATTGAAGACCCCAATACAGCCTCTTCGCTGCGCGATGGTGTTCGCGTTGCCCAGCAGCGCTTAGGCATTGAGCCTGAAACAGCCAATGTAGAAGCCGCGCAAAGCCAGGGTATACGGGTAACCGTGTCGTTAGATGAGACCCTAGTGGGCAGTGTCGATGATGATGCGGCGGTGTTCATTACTGCACGGGATCGAGAAGGCGAGCTGCCGCCGCTAGCGGTGGTCAGTGCCCAGGTCTCTGAGCTGCCGATCACCGTGGTATTAGACGATACCGCTGCTATGTCGCCCGACGCGCAGATCTCCCAAGTGCGCGACGCGCGCCTGATGGTGCGTGTTTCGCCTTCTGGCCAGGCAACGCCTCAGCCAGGGGATTTGTTTGGTGACTTGGATAACGTTAGCGTAGGCCCAATTAGCGAAGATGAAGCGGCGAATGTCGTTATCAACCGCGTTTTTGAATAA
- a CDS encoding cytochrome C, with protein MALIRTLSVLLMLLFTASAIAGGIEVREFDDPVMEKRYRDLTASMRCPLCENQAIDDSDAPISGDMRERVYLLLQDGQSDIEIIDHMVQRFGDYILYNPRLENRTYLLWGLPIGLIFVGMLVVVLMVRARRNASAKALSAEERARLDALINRERSS; from the coding sequence ATGGCGTTAATTCGTACGCTTTCAGTTCTCTTGATGTTGCTCTTTACAGCCAGTGCAATTGCTGGCGGTATCGAAGTTAGAGAGTTTGATGACCCGGTAATGGAGAAGCGCTACCGCGACTTGACCGCCTCCATGCGCTGCCCGCTATGTGAAAATCAGGCCATCGATGACTCTGATGCACCTATCTCAGGTGATATGCGCGAGCGGGTTTACCTACTGCTTCAGGATGGCCAGTCGGACATCGAAATTATTGATCATATGGTGCAGCGATTTGGGGATTATATTCTTTACAACCCTCGCCTGGAAAACCGCACCTACCTGCTATGGGGGCTGCCCATTGGGCTGATTTTTGTGGGGATGCTGGTGGTCGTGTTAATGGTGCGTGCCCGCCGTAATGCCTCTGCAAAAGCCCTTAGCGCCGAAGAACGCGCCCGCCTAGATGCGCTGATCAACCGCGAGAGGTCCTCATGA
- a CDS encoding thiol:disulfide interchange protein, translating into MTRRLLLLLLPVGFIGIALFLYQGLGINPSDRDSALMAREFPAFEASTLRDASRRVDQTLLTGEVTLVNIWGEWCPACKQEMPQLLALADHNIRMVGINYRDTREKGLEFLSEFGDPFEVNIFDPEGSLGFDLGVYGAPETFLVDADGVIRYHHKGYVSPEDVRERILPEVEKWR; encoded by the coding sequence ATGACCCGTCGCTTGCTACTGCTACTGCTGCCGGTTGGCTTTATCGGTATCGCACTGTTTCTTTATCAGGGGTTGGGGATTAATCCTTCTGACCGGGATTCTGCGCTGATGGCACGGGAATTCCCCGCCTTTGAGGCCAGCACTCTGCGCGATGCCAGCCGTCGCGTAGACCAGACGCTGCTCACCGGCGAGGTTACGCTTGTGAACATATGGGGAGAGTGGTGCCCCGCTTGTAAACAAGAAATGCCTCAGTTGCTGGCATTGGCTGATCATAATATCCGTATGGTGGGCATCAACTATCGCGATACCCGTGAAAAAGGGCTGGAATTTTTAAGCGAGTTTGGCGACCCCTTTGAGGTCAATATCTTTGATCCTGAAGGCAGCTTAGGCTTTGACCTGGGTGTTTATGGCGCGCCAGAGACCTTTTTAGTCGATGCCGACGGTGTGATTCGCTATCACCATAAAGGCTACGTATCGCCTGAAGATGTCCGCGAACGCATCCTGCCGGAGGTGGAAAAATGGCGTTAA
- a CDS encoding c-type cytochrome biogenesis protein CcmF (cytochrome c-type biogenesis protein; required for the transfer of heme to apocytochrome c) — MFIKMIPEIGHFALVIALLMAIVQSIMPLAGAATRRPLWMAYGRPMAAGQFFFVAIAYICLTTSYMLDDFSVANVANNSNSLLPWYYKFSAVWGNHEGSVLLWSLMLAGWGYAASVFSGDLPRDMVARVQGIMGMVCVGFLLFILMTSNPFERLLPNMPQDGADLNPLLQDFGLIVHPPMLYMGYVGFSVVFAFAIAALLGGRLDAAWTRWARPWTNLAWAFLTVGIALGSWWAYYELGWGGWWFWDPVENASLLPWLTGTALMHSLAVTEKRGSFKSWSVLLAISTFSLSLLGTFLVRSGVLTSVHAFANDPSRGFFILMLLTITVTLSLLVFALRAPRVSHKVGFNWLSRDSLLLINNILLVIMTVTVLLGTVYPLILDSMGLGKISVGPPYFNALFVPLTVIMCVFMGLGPVARWKSMPAGELVRKLWLAGAASLVLGAAMPLLYGGEWNLWVSLGIISALWIVLPMVRDLFDKTRHASSFLAGLRKLSLAYWGMVLGHVGIAVTIVGVAIVSNYNIERNVRMSPGTTVEVAGYQFTMTELTNRRGPNFLADTSIIHVQRGETGRSFIMRPEKRLYLATGMPMTQVALRPGLFRDLYVAMGEDLEDGSYAMRVQYKPFVRWLWLGGLLMSFGGILAIVDKRYRRVTARKSAPADAAQAPSKEATA, encoded by the coding sequence ATGTTCATAAAAATGATTCCTGAAATTGGCCATTTTGCCCTGGTTATTGCCCTGCTAATGGCGATAGTTCAGTCGATTATGCCGCTTGCAGGGGCGGCGACCCGCCGCCCACTGTGGATGGCGTATGGTCGTCCTATGGCAGCCGGCCAGTTTTTCTTTGTCGCGATTGCTTATATCTGCCTTACAACAAGCTACATGCTGGATGATTTCAGCGTTGCTAACGTTGCCAACAACTCTAACTCGCTACTGCCCTGGTACTACAAGTTTAGTGCAGTATGGGGCAACCATGAAGGCTCGGTACTGCTATGGAGCCTGATGCTGGCGGGCTGGGGTTATGCGGCATCGGTGTTCTCAGGTGATTTGCCACGGGACATGGTGGCACGGGTTCAAGGCATCATGGGAATGGTCTGCGTTGGCTTCCTGCTGTTTATCTTAATGACCTCCAACCCCTTTGAGCGTCTACTGCCTAACATGCCGCAGGATGGTGCGGATCTAAACCCGCTGCTTCAAGATTTTGGCCTCATTGTGCATCCACCGATGCTGTATATGGGCTATGTCGGCTTTTCCGTTGTTTTTGCATTCGCTATTGCAGCGCTTTTAGGTGGGCGTTTGGATGCCGCTTGGACCCGCTGGGCGCGCCCTTGGACCAACTTGGCCTGGGCGTTTCTTACCGTAGGGATTGCGCTAGGTAGCTGGTGGGCCTACTACGAGCTTGGCTGGGGCGGCTGGTGGTTCTGGGATCCGGTCGAAAACGCGTCGCTGCTACCTTGGCTCACGGGTACGGCATTAATGCACTCGTTGGCGGTCACCGAAAAACGCGGCTCGTTTAAAAGCTGGTCGGTATTGCTGGCGATCTCCACGTTCTCGCTCTCCTTGTTGGGCACTTTCTTGGTGCGCTCCGGCGTACTGACGTCGGTTCACGCCTTTGCCAACGACCCTTCCCGCGGCTTCTTTATTTTGATGCTGCTAACCATCACGGTCACGCTCTCGTTGTTGGTGTTTGCACTGCGCGCGCCACGGGTTAGCCATAAAGTTGGTTTTAACTGGCTTTCACGGGACTCACTGCTGCTGATCAACAATATTCTACTGGTCATCATGACGGTGACGGTGTTGTTGGGAACCGTCTACCCGCTGATTCTAGACTCGATGGGGCTGGGTAAAATCAGCGTAGGGCCTCCTTACTTTAACGCGTTATTTGTCCCCCTTACGGTCATCATGTGTGTCTTTATGGGCTTAGGCCCCGTGGCCCGCTGGAAGAGCATGCCTGCGGGGGAGCTAGTGCGTAAGCTATGGCTGGCAGGGGCTGCATCGCTGGTATTAGGCGCGGCAATGCCGCTGCTATACGGCGGTGAATGGAACCTATGGGTGTCGTTAGGGATTATTTCAGCCCTGTGGATTGTCTTGCCCATGGTGCGCGATCTATTTGATAAAACGCGCCACGCCAGCTCGTTTTTGGCCGGCCTGCGCAAGCTCTCGTTGGCCTATTGGGGCATGGTGCTGGGCCACGTGGGTATTGCGGTGACGATTGTTGGGGTGGCGATTGTTTCTAACTACAACATCGAGCGTAACGTGCGTATGTCACCAGGCACCACGGTGGAGGTCGCGGGCTACCAGTTCACCATGACGGAGCTTACCAATCGCCGTGGGCCAAACTTTTTGGCAGACACATCGATTATCCATGTACAGCGTGGCGAAACAGGGCGTAGCTTCATCATGCGCCCGGAAAAACGTCTGTATTTGGCGACTGGCATGCCAATGACCCAAGTCGCTTTGCGTCCTGGCTTATTCCGCGACCTGTATGTGGCCATGGGTGAGGATCTAGAAGACGGCAGCTACGCCATGCGTGTTCAATATAAGCCGTTTGTACGCTGGCTGTGGCTGGGCGGATTGCTGATGTCCTTCGGCGGCATACTGGCCATAGTGGATAAGCGCTACCGTCGGGTGACTGCGCGTAAGTCCGCGCCTGCCGATGCTGCTCAAGCGCCGTCGAAGGAGGCTACGGCATGA
- a CDS encoding cytochrome c biogenesis protein CcmE, translating to MTPKRKQKLFVILGLVSLTAIAVGLTLYALRANINLFFSPVQIAQGNAPIERQIRAGGMVKEGSVSRDRESLNVEFTVTDYVDDLDVYYSGILPDLFREGQGVVVVGELQADGRFRADQVLARHDENYMPPEVAQALKEAGYSPADFQAKAAKVGERLEQEGVPHASEY from the coding sequence ATGACGCCTAAACGTAAGCAAAAGCTGTTTGTTATTTTAGGGTTAGTCTCGTTAACGGCGATTGCCGTTGGGCTGACCCTTTACGCGCTGCGTGCCAACATCAATTTGTTTTTCAGCCCGGTACAAATTGCACAAGGCAATGCACCTATCGAGCGCCAAATCCGTGCTGGTGGCATGGTGAAAGAGGGCTCTGTTTCCCGCGATCGAGAAAGCTTGAATGTTGAGTTTACGGTGACTGACTACGTAGACGATCTCGATGTTTATTACAGTGGGATTTTGCCGGATCTGTTCCGCGAGGGGCAGGGGGTTGTCGTCGTGGGGGAGCTTCAAGCCGACGGGCGTTTCCGGGCTGACCAAGTGCTGGCGCGCCACGATGAAAACTATATGCCGCCAGAAGTTGCCCAAGCGCTGAAAGAAGCAGGCTACTCACCGGCCGACTTCCAAGCGAAGGCGGCTAAAGTCGGTGAGCGGTTGGAGCAAGAAGGCGTTCCACACGCTAGCGAATACTAA
- a CDS encoding heme exporter protein CcmD: MAFSSINEFLAMGGHGPYVWAAWGVTALLFLVILWHARLERRQLLSSLKRRARRESQANNYPHKSAQAPVKPVQGDVHHDA; encoded by the coding sequence ATGGCTTTCTCATCGATTAATGAATTTCTCGCAATGGGCGGTCATGGGCCTTACGTATGGGCCGCCTGGGGCGTTACAGCGCTGTTGTTTTTAGTCATTTTGTGGCATGCGCGGCTGGAGCGTCGCCAGCTGCTTAGCAGCTTAAAACGTCGTGCTCGCCGTGAAAGTCAGGCTAACAACTACCCGCATAAATCAGCGCAGGCACCGGTTAAACCTGTTCAAGGGGACGTTCATCATGACGCCTAA
- a CDS encoding heme ABC transporter permease, whose amino-acid sequence MWAFINKLRSPKWFYAISAKLQPWFWALAALLLITGTVWGLAFAPADYQQGNSFRIIYVHVPAAFLAQSIFVSMAITGLVFMVWKIKIADMAATVMAPLGAAMTFIALFSGAVWGVPTWGTWWMWDARLTSMLILLFLYLGVIALRGAFSSRDSGSRAASVLAMVGVINIPIIKYSVDWWYTLHQPATFTITGRAAMPLEMWAPLLIMVLGFYSFFIGLTLMRTRSEILRREASKRWVRDLIEESR is encoded by the coding sequence ATGTGGGCCTTTATTAATAAACTGAGATCACCCAAGTGGTTTTACGCAATTAGCGCTAAGCTGCAGCCTTGGTTTTGGGCGCTTGCAGCGCTGCTGTTGATAACCGGCACGGTATGGGGACTTGCTTTTGCTCCTGCGGACTATCAACAGGGCAATAGTTTCCGGATTATTTATGTCCATGTGCCAGCTGCGTTTTTGGCCCAGTCAATTTTTGTTTCCATGGCCATCACTGGGTTAGTGTTTATGGTGTGGAAGATCAAAATCGCCGATATGGCTGCAACCGTTATGGCCCCCCTGGGTGCTGCAATGACGTTTATAGCGCTGTTTTCAGGCGCGGTATGGGGAGTGCCCACCTGGGGCACGTGGTGGATGTGGGATGCCCGCCTTACCTCCATGCTAATTTTGTTGTTTCTGTATTTAGGCGTCATTGCCTTGCGGGGGGCGTTCAGTAGCCGAGACAGCGGCTCACGCGCAGCATCAGTATTGGCGATGGTAGGTGTCATCAATATTCCAATTATTAAATATTCGGTTGATTGGTGGTACACGCTACACCAGCCCGCCACCTTTACCATTACCGGCCGAGCGGCGATGCCTCTGGAAATGTGGGCACCGCTGTTGATTATGGTGCTTGGGTTTTACAGCTTTTTTATTGGTTTAACGCTGATGCGTACGCGCAGCGAAATCTTACGCCGTGAGGCCAGTAAGCGCTGGGTGCGTGACCTTATAGAGGAGTCGCGTTAA